One window of Aerococcus tenax genomic DNA carries:
- a CDS encoding sensor histidine kinase: MKRLTLIITTVFSLLFILYSFLFAYNANEVVQVTVQQETQESMRDTVHSVERITKNLTAEDVVNNSSAWFDAQQEIMNTLNPMERVSIYDANHKEVLSFGNKLLANIPFTEAGKQALDKNLSFTEFENEEDMTTYEYTGLIKNKNHQPIASIRVLRNVNDITEAQNRLLIVSVGGSVVMVLILLAILSYYFKKIAQPIYSISDVVGRLSKSDYSIRYNQLGVAEIDELGDDINDLASNLSRQDIQISMQEERLQLLMDYLVVGVLMIDKKHRIKVANKAAYSIFDLDDNVINHKYEEVLTGYRLLQMIETCYSTKENVNDEVYLYYPKELILDVNILYVPKKANVSGISEQVVVLAYDITEIRRLEKVRSDFIANASHELKTPVTALKGFTETLLDGALEDEDTAREFVEIMNREANRLGFLINDILDLAKIEQDQLGHRSETVQLNRVIAEVVHSLEIPASENRVKAHYDNDLEAGIRFTTEEMRLKQILTNLINNAIKYN, encoded by the coding sequence ATGAAGCGTTTAACTTTAATCATAACAACAGTGTTTTCACTGTTGTTTATTTTATATAGTTTTCTTTTTGCTTATAATGCTAACGAAGTTGTTCAAGTCACTGTCCAGCAGGAAACCCAAGAATCCATGCGCGATACAGTCCATTCGGTTGAACGCATCACTAAGAACTTGACCGCAGAAGATGTGGTGAACAATAGTTCCGCTTGGTTTGATGCCCAGCAGGAAATTATGAATACCCTTAACCCTATGGAACGGGTGTCTATTTATGACGCTAACCATAAGGAAGTTCTCTCCTTTGGTAATAAACTCTTAGCCAATATTCCCTTTACCGAAGCGGGGAAGCAGGCCTTAGATAAGAATTTATCCTTTACCGAGTTTGAAAATGAAGAAGATATGACCACCTATGAATACACTGGCTTGATCAAGAATAAGAACCACCAGCCCATCGCTTCAATCCGAGTTCTGCGGAATGTTAACGATATAACAGAGGCGCAAAACCGCTTATTGATCGTGTCTGTCGGTGGGTCGGTGGTCATGGTTTTAATCCTTTTAGCGATTCTGTCCTATTACTTTAAAAAGATTGCCCAACCCATTTATTCTATTTCAGATGTGGTTGGTCGGCTGTCTAAAAGTGACTACTCGATTCGTTACAACCAGCTGGGAGTGGCGGAAATTGACGAATTGGGAGACGATATCAATGACTTAGCCAGCAATTTGTCCCGGCAAGATATCCAAATTTCTATGCAGGAGGAACGTTTACAACTCCTGATGGACTATCTGGTGGTGGGTGTTTTAATGATTGATAAAAAGCACCGCATTAAAGTGGCTAATAAGGCAGCCTATAGTATTTTTGATTTAGATGATAATGTGATTAATCATAAATATGAAGAAGTGCTGACAGGTTATCGCCTCTTACAAATGATAGAAACTTGCTACTCCACCAAAGAGAATGTTAACGATGAAGTTTACCTCTATTATCCTAAGGAATTGATTTTGGATGTTAATATTCTCTATGTTCCTAAGAAGGCCAATGTCTCTGGAATCAGTGAGCAGGTAGTGGTATTAGCCTATGATATTACTGAAATTCGCCGTTTAGAAAAAGTGCGCTCTGATTTCATTGCCAATGCTTCCCACGAATTAAAGACACCTGTCACCGCCTTAAAGGGCTTTACGGAAACCTTACTCGATGGGGCCTTAGAAGATGAGGATACCGCTCGAGAATTTGTCGAGATTATGAACCGGGAAGCTAACCGACTGGGTTTTCTCATTAATGATATTTTAGATTTGGCTAAGATTGAGCAAGACCAACTCGGTCACCGGAGTGAAACAGTGCAACTGAACCGTGTGATTGCTGAAGTCGTTCATTCTTTAGAAATTCCTGCCAGCGAAAACCGGGTGAAAGCCCACTATGACAATGATCTTGAAGCAGGCATTCGTTTTACTACCGAAGAAATGCGCTTAAAGCAGATTTTGACCAATTTAATCAACAATGCGATCAAATACAACTAG